TTGAGCCACTTCGTATCCATCCATATCAGGCATGTTGATATCCAGTAAAATGATATCCGGAATCATGTTCACCCGCAGGCGCTGAATGAGTTCCCGGCCACCAGATACTTCGTAGATAACGTCATAGTTTTCAAATTTCTGGACCAGGCCTGAGAGGGCTTTTGCCATGAGTTCATGGTCATCGACAATCGCAATGGTAGTTTTCATAACTTTTGGGAGGATATAAAAAATTCATACGGGAGATACCTCAATTTCGATTCTGGTGCCTTTGCCAGGCTCCGTATCCAGGATAAGCCTTCCGCCTATGAGCCCGGCTCTGCGGCGCATATTCCGGAGGCCCGCCCCTGAGTACTTTAATTGTTCATTTTCAGTGGTTTGAACATCAAAGCCTCTGCCGTTATCTTTCAGGCAAATTATGAATTTTTCTGATCCATAGGTAAGTTGAGACTGGATTTTTGTGGCTCTGGCATGTTTCATGATATTATTCAGAACCTCCTGGACTATACGGAACAGAACGATCTCCTTGTCGTAACCCAGGGAATATCGCTCACCGGTAACGAGTAGTTCGGTTTGGTACTTGTTGGTTTTTCGGATTCGGAGCAGTTCGTGGGATAAGCTTTCTTCCAGTCCAAAATCTTTGACAAAATCACCATCGAAGCTTTTGGTGAGTAATCTCACATCCTGGATCGTCTGGCCTATTATTTCATTGGTTTGTTTTATATATGACTGATTTTCAGTTGTCTGTTCTGTTTCTTCCAGTATATTCAGATTGATTTTTGCCACCGATAAAAGCTGTCCGATGTTATCATGCAGCTCCTCGCTGATCTGCTGAAGTGTAGCATTCTGTACCTCGATCTGGGTTTGAAGGATTTCCTGTGCGTATGTGATTTTCAAATGCTCTATTTCCAGAATATTATTCTTCTGTTCGATTTTATATCTGACAATAGCAATAATAACAACAACTGCTAACAGAAGCATTGCGAAAGCACTGGCTATTACGGTTATGAATATTTCTTCATTTGATGCGAGCATACAAAGGCTATAATGAACATCATGTATAATAAATTATTTATGTTTTTATTAATCACTCCACGGAGAGATTCGAAGACTTCATACCGGTTCTGGCGTAGTACATTAAAAAGCCCATTCATGACAAATGTACCCGAATGGTAAATGATTACGGCCAGGCAAATCCAGAAAATCGGCAGCCTGTAAATTGGAAGAAATAAATGGGGCTTCACTGAGAACAAGGCCACGATTGCCCAAAAGCACAATAATATACCTTCTATGTTTAAATTAAGTCCGGGAAAATTGGTCCAGCCAATATGAAATTGGGATAAAACCAGACTGAAAATAGTGAAACAAGGGATAGAATATTTGGCAATTTTTTTAATCTTTTCCTGATCAAGGGTTTTATAGAAGTAAAATGTTAAAAGGCCGTATTCCAGAGGGATATAAAAATGATACAAGGTGTATACGGGTATTTTCCATTGATAGATGCTGATAACGGTAACGAAAATCTCGACAGCCAGAGCGGAAAAGAAAACATAACGGAACACTTTTAAAGAAGTATCCGACAAATAGAAGAAAAATGCCATGGCACAGCAGCTAACCAATAGAAGTAAGTAAAACGTGTGTTGGAATGTCAGTTGCTGTGCCATAAAAGAAGGAAATTCCTACTGTACTTTTGAAAGTAATTCCCGTTTAATATCTCCCCTTACGATCAGCGAATGTTCTTGATGGAAGCAAAGGTGCGTGGCGGATTCGTTTCTGATCTCATGGTATCGTCAACAATCACAGCTCCGGGAGTCATGAGAGAAAGATTTTTCACATTCGTATTAGACAGATTATTCTCAAGGGCCACCCCTAGTTCGTTTCCATACTCATTGATCCCAACCGCAATGAGGGTACACTTTTGGTCATCAATAATAAAGGGCTGATTGGTATCACCGGTGGCTTGTACACTACTGGCATAATAAACTCTGATACCCTGGCAGTCTTTTTGCGACAGAATCATCATCAGCATTTCCTTGCCAATTTCAATGGCTACAATGCTATCATCAATGTTACCGTCTACTGCCTTTTGCGCCAGGCTGTCCCAGTGTCGTCTGATAATCTCTTTGGTAGCTGATTCTGTAAAAAATTCGCCAAAACCCGCCACCGTGGTGTCGTCTGCAAGTTTGTAATTAATTTCGACAGGTTGTAACATACCGTCTACGGAGGATATTCCGGGAGCTTTAATAAACTTATCCATTGCAAAAATATTTAGGGTTAAAGATTTACGAATGTAGAACTTACCCTAGTAGAAGGTAACGGGAATTATACCGGATTACACGGTGAAAAATACGGGAAAGATGTGCTCCTAAGCGTTTTGAGTATTTTGCTACAAACCTGTAATGCTATTGAATGAATGGTTGTATCAGAAGAGTCAACAAAGCTGCTTCAACGATAATTTGGTATTAGTGAGCTTTACATTAAGTGTAAAGAAGAGGAGTGAGGAAAGGGTTTGTATCCAGAGAGAAGGCCGGTTTTTGGCCTCCTCTCAATTTTCTTAAAGGTATTAAAGAATAACTACTCCACCACCAGCTTACGGGTTTCGGAACCTTTACCCGCATCGAACCTGATTAAGTACATGCCTTGCGACAACGGATCAAGAACAAACGGGCCGTTGTTCCGGTTGACCTGTACGCTGAGCTGCCTGCCTTGTAAATCCAGTACCTGCACCTGATGGACGTTACTGGAGAACTTCACCGGTACGTAGGTACCCGCCTTCACCGGATTGGGGTATACATAAGTCAAAACCGTGTTGTTTTCAGGCAATACACGCTCTGCACGGCTCAAGGCATAACTTCCATCCATATCCACCGAACGTAATCGGTAGTAGGCCACCGTAGCCAGGTCAGAGAACTGTGTGTCAGTAAACGAATACCGGTAACCGGCGTCCTGGCTGCCGAGTGCTTGTACGCTTCCAATACCGCTATATGATTTTCCATCCGTACTTCTCTCTATCTCAAAATGAGAGGCGTTGGTCTCGGCCGCCGTTGTCCACTGCAAAAAGGCATTTTTCTCGACGCGTTGTGCGGTAAAACTGATCAGGCTTACCGGAAGCGCTGTTTCGTCTATATTGCTATGGGCAAAAAAACCTGAAAAGCCAGTGACAGAAAAAGTTACCTCCCAGCGTTTTTCCACGCTATTCCAAAAAATATCCTGGTCATTGGGGTTAATCAGCACCGTTTTGGGTCCGCTGCCTGTCCAGCCTGTATAACTTTCTGGCGTACCGGTGGTACTGGTGCCATGTTTTTGGGTAATCCGCAGATTTCCAATTCCGGTCAGGTCAAGAGGGTTGACCGGCAGAGCGGGAGCCGTGCCCCGGTTGGTATTGAAATCATCAAAATCGGCCTGGGTATAAAAAAGCGTGAGTTTACCGGTGGCTGTACTGGCATTTGTCTCAGGGCTGACGTCGTAATAGCGACGCACGTAAGGCTGATTGATTACTGGTGCCGACGATTCCACGCGTACTTTGGCCGTGACCGTACCACTGACCGCCGTACCGACACCAGCAGGGGCCAGTTTGCCAATACCGCTGCAATCACTCAAAAAGGTAACCGGATCATTGGCAACCGTTTGGGTGGCCTCCGTATCATCGGCTGCCAGAACCGTACCATTATGAATAACAAAGTATTTCCCACGTTGGTAACCAACAAACAAATTATCCAAAATACTGTTGAACACAACGGTTTGTGAACTCGAGGCAGTAGTACCGATGATACTGTTACAGGAGTTGATTGTGCCGCTAACGCCCACCTTGCCATTTCCGTAAGTTGTAGCTCCCGGGTTAATCACTGAGCCGTTGTCCCAGTTATTGCTTTTAACAATATAATTCCCATTATCCAGCACAATGACATTATCACCCACCTGATCGTTGGCCTTTGAACCTATCAGCGAATTGGAGGCACTGACTTCACCAATTATGCCGATTGTCCCATCACCAAAGGTCGCGGCTCCAACTTTGATAGTAGATCCGGTGCCCCAGTTTAGGCTTTGTACAGATATACTGCACCTACCCCTGTGGCCACTCCGTTACCCCAGTTGGAATCTACCAGTACGTAATTTCCGTTGACAAGTATAGTCGTTTCGCTGCCAAACAAGTTGCTGCCGGAGGGGCCATTTACAGTAGTCACTTGGGCTTGGGCAAGTCTATGGCAAAGCAATATGAACAAGAGAATGTAAATTTGTTTCATATGGTATCGAATGATTTTGATGGGGAAATAAAAAAGTAAGTTACACGAAAAACAGGCATGATGACGAAATAAAAGCAAATTTCAAACAGGACTTACTGAACACTCATAAGCGGTCTGCCGCGGGGTAGATTACCGCTTATTTTGCGGGAAGGCCGATCAGGCTAAGAAATTCATCTGCACGTTCGCCGGAAAATTATCAAACCTACGGAGGCAGCGATAGCGGTAAGCCAAAGGGTATTTAATATTCTATTATAGAATCTTCTCTATCCGTTTCTTTTTGCTGGCAACACTGCGACTAATCCCTTTTGAAAGGTATAAATAGAGAAACTGTGCTGTTGCCTTGTGTGTCTGGGACAAAACAGGTAAAGAAGGTATTGCCAAAGTTTGATTCCTACCCGCTCCACGTTTATGAAAAGAAGATTACTCTCAAATATCTTATTTGCTCTGATTGCTATTTCGTCCTATGGCCAGAACGATTTTATTCCGGTTCCTTCCAGCCCATTTGTGATGGGAGCTCCTGCTACGGAGGCAAATTATACTTCATTTACTGTCAGACACAGGCCTGTGAGTGAGAAATGGAAACAGCGGAATAAAAAATATCTGTCCCACCCCGACGCCGGATACATCGCAAAGGAACAGCCACCCGGAAATGTTATAGAATTGATTGAAAAGCGTACCGAAACAACCCGGTTTTATGTGGATGCGGATAATCCCTCCAAAGTATTTTCGCAGGGCGCGTATGGCTCTTTACATTATAAACAAAACGGACAATGGCTGCTGATCGATAGCCGGCTGGAACGCAAGAGCGCACAGATTCTGGAGGCGTCACATCAGGTGGAGCCGGTGGGTTTTGATATCGGTGGACGAAAATCTTACATGAAAACGGTAAACGGGACCATCAACTTCAACGATTGGAAACTTTACGGGAAAAATAAGGGTGAAATAAAACTGATAGCTTCTGCCAGCTGGGATGATTTTACGGCCGGGGACGACGGTATTTTTGTGAAGAACATATTTCCTGGGGTGGATGCTGAAATGCAGGTTTTAAGAGGCAGGATAAAAACAAACCTGATTGTGCGAACCTGGAATTTTTCTGGTTACGAGAATTACCTTTTTTCGGATGGTTTTCAGGCGGAGCAGCGTGGGGTTTTCTCTTTTGTGGAAGAGGCCAGCAAAGAAAATAGGATAGGAGAGGTTGATTTTAAAAGCAACGGAAAATTAATGGCCCGGATAGGAAGGGCTGTGATGTATGCGGAGGCTGACGCAGGAAATGTTGCTTATTTGCCGTATGAGTTTGAAAACGGCGGGCTGGGTATCTTGGTAGATCCAAATACTGTTAGAGCGCTTTTGAAAGCGGGAAAGGTACTGATTGATCCCTTAGTGACGGGCCCGGAAGGTGTTTTTTCGCCAGGAAGTATTATGAATTCCTCCAACAATGCCAATTGCAGTTATGATTTTAATATGGGATGCAGTTATGACTGGACGGTTCCAGTACCGCCTTTCATTACCGTAACCAATGCCATATTCGATGTGTATATGCTCACGAGCGCTCCTTGTACCAGGGATAAAATGCGTTACAGGTATGGATTTGGGGATGAGTTATGTGGCACAGGCGTGCTGTGGCAGACCAACGGACTCCCTCCTACTGAAGGTGGTACGGGTGGTATAGGAGGCGTTCCCACAGATTTATACAACAGTTGCATCAAGGCGGGTTGTGTAGAGAAAAACGTAAAGGTTAGGATATCCATTCTAAGAGGCTGCATGGGTCCTGCTGGTTGCGAGCCTTCCTGCGTCCAGGGGATTGGCCCTTTTATTACCACCATAGAAGGCCGCACGGTTGAGATTGTTTCCGTTACGGCTACACCTCCAAACACGGTATGTCCGGGTGATGTTGTTAATCTGAAAGCTACTGCCAACTTCGGTATTCCGCCTTATAGTTTTCAATGGGCGCCTGGTAATCTGCCGGGTGACAATGTCAGTATCAATCCGATGGCTTCCGGAGCTTATGCAGTAACTGTAACAGACGCTTGCAACCAGACGGCCTCAGGGAATACTTCTGTTATGGTTCCTCCGCCGCCTCCGGCGCCAACCGTAACGGTTACGGCATCTTCCCTCAATATCTGTGAAGGACAGCCCGTAACATTCAAGGCTGTGGCTGCGAATGTATCCAGCAAAAGTTTTCAGTGGAAACGGAATGGTGTTCTGGTTCAGGGGGGAAATACGGATACCTTCACTTCTTCTGCCATCGCCAACCAGGATGTAATCACAGTGGTTTTATCAACCACAGATCCTTGCGTGAACCCTAGTACCGTTACGAGCAACGAGTTGAAAGTAAACGTGAGCCCGGCTGTTCAGCCTGCGGTCAGTATTGTCTCAAATGCAGTTTCCAATGCGGTTTGCAAAGGGAAGGCGGTCCTTTTTACAGCCGCAGCCGTCAATGGTGGAACAGCACCTGTTTATCAATGGAAAAAAAATGGAATGAATGTCGGGGGCAACAATCCGCAATATACCGACGCAAACCTTGCTGATCAGGACGTGATTTCCTGTGTACTTACGAGTAACGTCCCCTGTCCTCGTTCCAACAATGTGGAGAGCAACAGGATTTTGATAAAGGTAAATGAGCCTCTGTTTACTACTGTAAATGAATACGTTTGTCAGGCTAATATGCCGTTCCGCTGGAACGGACAGACGATTTCTGCCGGCGGGCAGGCTGTGGCAACATACGTTACCCTATCCACGGTTACCGGCTGCGACAGCACCGTTGCGCTGAACCTGACGGTTTCTCCCCCGGTTGTTCGAACGCAGATGGATACTGCTGCGTGTGGGAGTTTATTATTTCAAGGAAGAAATTATCTGAGCAGTACCCTGCTGGCGGATACGCTTCAGGGCCGAATGGGTTGCGACAGCGTCATCCGTGCTGTTAATATTATAGTATATCCTTTGGTGCCTTATGCACAGGTAGTGAACCTTACTGGCTGCGATTCTCTCTTATTTGAGGGAATACTATACTATGATAATACGCAACTGACCGGAACGCTGAAGAATCGCTTTGGCTGCGACAGTGTTAACCGGACCGTCAACATAACCATTGAGAATTTTAGGTTGGAGCTTAAAGCGGAGGCTGACGGAGAATTATTATATCAGGGTGAGGAGGTAAGCCTGCAAACTTCATCTGCTGTCAATCCTTATAAGGTGACCAGTTGGGAGCCAGGGGTGTTATTCCCGAATCAGAGTGCTTTGACGCAACGCATCAGAACCATACTTGCAGATAGTGTAGTGACCGTTTATGCCGAAAGTGAGCACGGATGCAGGGATTCGGCGAGTATTGTTTTGAAAATCATACCCAGGCCACTCGGTAATTTATTGCCCAATGTATTTACTCCCAACGGCGATAATCATAACGATGTCTGGATTCCTACCCGTGGAACGGCATTCCCGGTTGGAGAACTTTTTGTATACAACCGTTGGGGCGAGTGCGTCTACCATACCGATGATTATACCCAACCTTGGGACGGTAAAAGCAAAGGGAAGAAAGTCCCGAGCGGCGTGTATGCCTATAAGCTCATTATCTCGAAACGATTTAAATTTCACGGTTCTGTTACCATTCTGTATTAGCGAGGTCAGAGATCTGTCCATGAGCTGGTTGATTGTGTCAAATAATTGGCTGAGGCATCTATTGGCATGATTATGTTTGTAACATCATTTTTGAAGAAACCCGTGATGCCTATGAAATCCATCAAATTTGTATTTTCTCTTCTATCTGAAAGTTTTTCGGAATTTATAAATGATAACGGCATGAAGCTCAGTGCGGCGTTGTCGTACTATACCATTTTTTCGCTGGCTCCCATGCTCCTGGTCATTATTTCGGTACTTAGCGTTTTCATGGAAAAGAGTACTATTCAGGGGGAATTGTTTGGGCAGATACAGGGGCTTGTCGGCGAAAGTGCTGCGGCACAGTTACAGGAAATTATCAGGAATGCGCAGGTTTCCAATAAGTCGGGTGTGGCGGCGGCCATTGGTATCGGAACACTGCTTATTGGTGCTACGGGGGTATTTGCCGAAATGCAAGATTCTATTAACTATATCTGGTCTATTAAGGCAAAACCAAAAAAAGGATGGCTTCAGTATCTTAAGAACAGGCTGTTGTCGTTTTCCCTGATCCTGACCCTGGGTTTTCTGCTCATCGTTTCCTTGGGAGCCAATGCCATTGTAGACGTTCTCAGTTCACGGCTCGAACAGTTTTTTTCTGAGGCTTCCGTGGTGCTGTTTTATGTGATTAACCTGGCGCTGGTACTTGCCGTAATCACGTCCTTGTTTACGGTTATCTTTAAGGTTTTGCCTGACGGGGATCTGCGCTGGAAAGAGTGTCTGGTAGGGGCGGGATTTACAGCGGTATTGTTTCTGATCGGAAAGTTTGCAATCAGTTACTATCTGGGACAGTCGGATCTTGGGGCAACTTATGGCGCTTCGGCATCCATTGTTATTCTGCTGACCTGGATTTACTATTCTTCCATTATTCTTTATTTTGGAGCAGAATTTACGAAGGTATACGCTAAACTGGATGGTATTGCCATTGCTCCCAGCAGACACGCGGTACTGATTATAAGGAAAGAAATAAACGAAGAAACCGGTGCTCCTGAATAAAGTTTGTGAGCGTTTAAACGAAAGAGGGCCAGATTTTGTCCGGCCCTCTTTCGTTTTCTTGGGTTATGTGTTACTTGGTAGTAGGAGTTACCACACGTGTTGTTTGTGTTTCAATGGAGAAAGGTTTTTCGATTCTTTCTTTGCCATTGTTAATAACGAATACGTACCCCCCGTCTTTCAGTGTTGAGAAGTCAAATATTTTAGTGTAGTTGGCAGACTTCGGCAGATTTGCGCTGTACAATACTTCTCCGTTTTCATCTTTAATCTGTACCGAAGATTTGTCCTTCACGTCTTCCAGGGACAGTTTGAATTTCAGTTCTCCAATGGCAGCAATTTCAACATTTGCAGCTCCCGCTTTGTCGGAAGAAGCAGCAGACAAATTTGCAATTGATACTCCCATCAAAATTGCAATACTAAAAAGGATTTTTTTCATGAGTGTAATTTCTGTTTTGAAATATAAGTTTTTGTATTTTTTTAATTCTGCTTTATTTAAACAGGAAATGTCTCGGTAGAAGATGGACTTTCTGTTTTGTTATCTCAAATCTCGTAAATTATTGATTATGTGTCAATAGCAGAAGTTTTCAATTCTAAAAGTTCCTTTTATATCGCTGTGTAATATTTAAATAATCATATCATTATTAATAAAATACAATAACTGAGTGAAAATTTACTGTCTATATAGTAGGTGTGATTTTAGATGTATATTGTATTATTCTTATATAATCCAAAATGAAATTTTGTTGAATGAAAATGTATTTTAATGATACGATCCGGATGTAAACAAAAACATCCCACCGGGCTGGCCGAAGGGATGTTTAACTGGAAGTGTTATCCTAATACTATCTGATCTCCATTTCAAAGGGTATCCTTGCCTGAATACCGCCCATGTTCATTACCTTTTTGTACATTTTCACATAAGGGGCCAGCTCTCCCAGATTTTTCGCTATCGCTTCGTCTTCATTGCTGCCCATGAGCTTGTTAAGTATTTCATCAATAGGTTTCTTCTTTTCCGGATAATATCTTACCCGGTAGTCACCTTCTTTTAAGCCAGCAGCCTTCGCCGCGATGCGGATCGCATCATCAACGCCGCCCAGTACATCCACAAGGCCATTTTCCTTCGCTTCAATACCCGACCATACCCGTCCCTGCGCCAGGCTTCTCAACTTCTCAACAGGCATTTTGCGCCCGGCGGCAGCTTTTTTGGTAAAGGTGTCATAGCCTTCATTGACACTTTTCTGGATCATGTCTTTTTCAAACTGGCTCATTTCACGGGTAGCTGTGGGCCAGTCTGCGTGCGGACTTGTGCCCACACCATCAAACGTAACACCCAGTTTGTTGTTCATAAAATCCTTTATATTGAATATTAACCCGAAAATTCCGATGGAGCCGGTAATGGTATTAGGTTGAGCAACAATGGTATCACAACCCATTGCCATGTAGTAACCTCCCGATGCTGCCACGTCAGACATAGAGGCGATCACCGGTTTTTTCTTTGCCGTAAGCTGTATTTCACGCCACATCACATCAGAAGCCAGTGCGCTTCCGCCCGGGGAGTTAATGCGTATCACCACGGCTTTGATCTTATCGTTGTCCCGCACTTTTTTCAATTCTTTGATAAACTTGTCGGAGCCAATGGACTCATTGTTGCCATCTCCCGAGGTAATTTCCCCTTCTGCCACCAGTACCCCGATCCGCTTGTTGAAATCCCCGTCAGTATCCACATTGCCTTTCAGGTATTTTTCCACCCCAATGAAGCTGATGTTTTTCTTTTCGTCTACCTTAATATCTTTTTTAAGTGCAGTTTCAAACTCATCCCAATAGCCGAGATTGGTGACAAGTTTGTATTTAAGCGCTGCTGCGGGGTTATTAATGGCAAGAGAATCAGCGAGACTCTTTAACTGGTCAGCCGGGATTTTACGGGAGGTAGCTATATTCTTAAGAAAATTGTTGTTGATGGCACCGATGAGTTCTGAGGTCTGTTGTTTGCTTGCTTCACTCATATCCTGGCGCGAAAACATTTCAATGGCGCTCTTGAACTCACCCACCCGGAATACGAGCGGCTTCACTTCCAGTTTGTCAAAAGTTCCTTTTAAAAAGCTGTATTCGGCCGAAAGCCCGTTCCACTCAAGGCCACCTGCCGGGTTGAGGTAAATTTTATCGGCAACGGATGCGAGGTAATATCCTTTTTCGGAATAAGATTCTCCGTAGGTTACAACAAACTTGCCCGATTTTTTGAAGGTGAGGAGCTGGTTCCTGATTTCCTCAAGTGTTGCCCAGCCCGCTTGTGGTCCTTCGGTTTTAAGAAAGATACCCTTGATATTGTTATCTTTTTGAGCCGTTTTAAGTGCCTGGAGGATATCTTTAAGGCCAGCCACATTTTCGCCGCCAGCAAAGGGGCCCCCTATTTCTGCAAAAGGGTTATCAACGCCTACTTCCATAATAGGCTGATTGAGATCCAGTTTTAAAACGGATTTTTCTTCAACCACCACTTTTTCGTCGGTAGAAAATGCGCTTCCTATTCCGATCAGTATAAAAAAGGAGAGGAAGATAAAAACTATGATACCGACGAAAGTCGCCAGTACGTATTTAAGGAACTGTAGCATGGATAGAATATGGTGTTGTAATGTTTAATTTCACCGTTGAACAATCAACAAAATTAAGTATTTATTGTCCCAACTGAATGGATAATTATTGTTCAAAGGTTCTTTTTCTGCATTAAGCGGTAAAATATCATTCCGGGAAAGGATATCCCGAAAAATCAGCTATTGAGTAAATCCGAATATCCGTAACTTTGCCTTAAATTGACAGCAGTCTGAAGTTTTTAGTTTTACGGTTTTGTCATTTTGCCCCGTACCACTTGTAAACCAACCCGATGAAAAAAACTCTCCTTTTAGTACGGCACGCCACTGCGGAAGAAATCAGCTATGGCGTGAAAGATTTTGACAGACAATTGGTAGGGAAGGGTATGACGGAGTCTGCTGTAATGGGTAAATGGTTGTCTGATAACAGGATACGTCCGGATAGGTACGTGTCGAGCCCTGCGGCGAGAGCGTTTAAAACAGCGGAAATCGTGGGAGACCAGCTCAAATTTGAAGTAGATGCTATCGTAATGGATCAGGAACTTTACGGAAACGGACCAAAGGGATATCTTCACGCCGTGAATACGACGCCGGACGATACACATTGCCTCATTCTTTTTGGGCACAACCCCGATATTACTTATTTTGCGGAATATCTATCCAGGGCCAATATAGGTTCAATGGAAAAAGCATCTGTTGTTCTGATTGAATTTGAAAACCTGAGCTGGGCCGAGATTTCTGGTAAAACCGGTAGTTTTATTTCGTACACCACTCCCAGGCAGGTAAGAGAAGAAGAGTAGGCATGGACAAACAAACCCGTAACCGCAGGATATTCATAGCCATATTCATTTTGTTTGTGGCATTGTTTGCCTTCATATCCTACGACATGTCGAGCAGGACAACAGCTCCCTGGAACAAGCCCAAGCAGCTCAACCGCGCATTACCAGGCGCCACGCCCGACAGTGACTCGCTACTGCTGGATTCCCTGCTGGAAGAAGTGAAGTAATCACCACACCCGCAAGCCTACTGCCTACCGCCTACTTCAACCCTACTCCTCGGGTGGAATTCGGTAATCACCTGGCGCAGGTAGTCACGGTCCAGATGGGTGTAAATTTCGGTAGTGGTAATGGACTCGTGGCCAAGCATTTCCTGTACGGCACGCAGGCTTGCACCTCCTTCGATCAGGTGCGTAGCAAAAGAATGCCGGAAAGTATGCGGACTTACGTTTTTGTGAATACCTGCTTTTTCGGAAATGTCCTTGATAATCAGGAAAATCATTACCCTGGATAACTGGGAGCCTCTTTTGTTGAGAAAGACGTAGTCCTCGTTGTCTGTTTTGATATCCAGTTCTTTGCGGATATGTTCTATGTATATTTTAGTATACTTGATTGCTTCGGAGCCGATGGGCACCAATCTGGTTTTTTCGCCTTTTCCCACAATTTTTATAAATCCGGAGTCGAAATAACAATTCGTCAGCAACAGGCCTGTAAGTTCAGAAACCCTCAGCCCGGAGCTGTACAGTACCTCAATAATCGCGCGGTTCCGGGTTCCTTCGGGTGTGCTGTGGTCTATGGCTTCCAGCATCTGTTCAATTTCATGATAGGCCAGTACATCCGGCAGTTTTCGGGGAAGCCTTGGGGCTTCCACAAGCTCTGTAGGGTCCTGGGATATCTCATTTTCCAGCGCCAGGTATTTGTAAAATCCCTTGATTCCCGAAAGTATCCGGGCCTGTGAATGAGGCGTGAGGCCCAGCTCGGAAATGTACTTAAGAAAAGCAGTGATATGTTTTTCCAGAATTTGTGTGGGTGGCAGATTCAGGGCAGACAGCTCGGTATACTCAGCCAGTTTTTCGACATCACGTACATAGGCCTCTACCGAATTGTCGGAGAAAGAGCGTTCCAGACGCAGGTAATTTTTGAAATGATTAATGTAGCTTTGCCACATATTTTTGTGTATCCGAA
This portion of the Dyadobacter sp. CECT 9275 genome encodes:
- the sppA gene encoding signal peptide peptidase SppA, whose protein sequence is MLQFLKYVLATFVGIIVFIFLSFFILIGIGSAFSTDEKVVVEEKSVLKLDLNQPIMEVGVDNPFAEIGGPFAGGENVAGLKDILQALKTAQKDNNIKGIFLKTEGPQAGWATLEEIRNQLLTFKKSGKFVVTYGESYSEKGYYLASVADKIYLNPAGGLEWNGLSAEYSFLKGTFDKLEVKPLVFRVGEFKSAIEMFSRQDMSEASKQQTSELIGAINNNFLKNIATSRKIPADQLKSLADSLAINNPAAALKYKLVTNLGYWDEFETALKKDIKVDEKKNISFIGVEKYLKGNVDTDGDFNKRIGVLVAEGEITSGDGNNESIGSDKFIKELKKVRDNDKIKAVVIRINSPGGSALASDVMWREIQLTAKKKPVIASMSDVAASGGYYMAMGCDTIVAQPNTITGSIGIFGLIFNIKDFMNNKLGVTFDGVGTSPHADWPTATREMSQFEKDMIQKSVNEGYDTFTKKAAAGRKMPVEKLRSLAQGRVWSGIEAKENGLVDVLGGVDDAIRIAAKAAGLKEGDYRVRYYPEKKKPIDEILNKLMGSNEDEAIAKNLGELAPYVKMYKKVMNMGGIQARIPFEMEIR
- a CDS encoding SixA phosphatase family protein, which codes for MKKTLLLVRHATAEEISYGVKDFDRQLVGKGMTESAVMGKWLSDNRIRPDRYVSSPAARAFKTAEIVGDQLKFEVDAIVMDQELYGNGPKGYLHAVNTTPDDTHCLILFGHNPDITYFAEYLSRANIGSMEKASVVLIEFENLSWAEISGKTGSFISYTTPRQVREEE
- the xerD gene encoding site-specific tyrosine recombinase XerD gives rise to the protein MWQSYINHFKNYLRLERSFSDNSVEAYVRDVEKLAEYTELSALNLPPTQILEKHITAFLKYISELGLTPHSQARILSGIKGFYKYLALENEISQDPTELVEAPRLPRKLPDVLAYHEIEQMLEAIDHSTPEGTRNRAIIEVLYSSGLRVSELTGLLLTNCYFDSGFIKIVGKGEKTRLVPIGSEAIKYTKIYIEHIRKELDIKTDNEDYVFLNKRGSQLSRVMIFLIIKDISEKAGIHKNVSPHTFRHSFATHLIEGGASLRAVQEMLGHESITTTEIYTHLDRDYLRQVITEFHPRSRVEVGGRQ